Proteins encoded by one window of Gemmatimonadaceae bacterium:
- a CDS encoding SusC/RagA family TonB-linked outer membrane protein — translation MYAMPRRWASAWLAITTLFVLFTSAGARHAGAQGGTVTGTVTDAASKQPLAAVQVFVTGTTLGATSRADGKYSISGVQPGEVALTVRRIGYASMSRQVQVTAGQTITVDFELTSAAVSLSEVVVTATGEQRKREIGNAVSTIDVVRQAELKAPTNVATLIQGNATGVDITTASGSVGNAVNIRIRGNTSINLSNTPIVYVDGARINTDARGRGVGGAMSDRMLDIDPNNIASIEIVKGPAAATLYGTEAAAGVIRITTKTGGSSTSAQFSAHAEYGTMWDPNEYPVRAWNPSMDLGPGYKDTTYYINTLKGSVDMPNARAYYNPFRQGPTSKAGVSLQGGNAGLKYYTSLEYKDQDGVFRTNGQRAYNVRGNFTLMPRDNVSVIISNGYTTSSTAYNYNDGESWGYIGAVMLGQPMWAPIRATDPNGAGASMLTCPRALEEARKSGGALATVTASTCDYDRTFVGNNNFARLETMDNQVKLERYTGSATLTHTQSDRWTNRFTLGYDAYSEYGWNMIPNVPLKILDNDPQRTVNDVQNRAVTMEGTSALTLPLPGGWTSQTTIGGQYHTTLLRAAEATGFGFPPGAGTVGNGAATEAGEAFNEVRTVGFFVQQQLSYADRVFVTPAVRFDRNSAFGSNLGSVAYPKIAASWVISDAPWFPGLPVDELRLRAAWGTSGKQPGTFDASTLLQVTSVTMPNGSAASGFSTLRQGNPQLKPERGQELEIGFDGSFFSHRIGLELTYYDKLTKDALVLRPLPPSNGFPQGIWSNVGGVKNTGFEAALDATLMSRESVRWMSRLAVSHVNSEITRLTAPIPVGGRGLQQHREGYAYGAYFMRPVSLDASGKVVIGPEALYLGQPTPTYTGSLSSTLTLLKDRLTLHGQLAASGGNKQVNYTEVYQCRQAFGTCAAKYERGPDGKPTKTAILKANPAANFQPYMFLYDGGFVKLRTLSANYRLPASWVRGIGASGATVSLTGTNLGTWTDYPGTDPEINSQGRQNASQRDFFSAGQTRAIVVGLSLNY, via the coding sequence ATGTACGCAATGCCGCGACGGTGGGCGAGCGCGTGGCTCGCGATTACGACTCTGTTCGTGCTCTTCACCTCGGCGGGTGCGCGTCATGCCGGCGCCCAGGGCGGAACGGTCACTGGCACCGTCACTGATGCGGCGAGCAAGCAGCCGCTTGCCGCGGTGCAGGTCTTCGTGACCGGGACGACGCTTGGTGCAACCAGCCGCGCGGACGGCAAGTACTCCATCAGTGGTGTGCAGCCGGGGGAAGTTGCGCTGACGGTTCGGCGCATCGGCTATGCGTCCATGTCGCGACAGGTACAGGTGACCGCCGGCCAGACGATCACCGTCGACTTCGAGCTGACGAGCGCGGCGGTGTCGTTGAGTGAGGTGGTCGTCACGGCCACCGGAGAGCAGCGGAAGCGTGAGATCGGCAACGCGGTCAGCACGATCGACGTCGTCCGGCAGGCGGAACTCAAGGCGCCGACCAACGTGGCGACGCTCATCCAGGGGAACGCGACCGGCGTGGACATCACCACGGCGAGCGGCTCGGTGGGCAACGCAGTGAACATCAGGATCCGCGGGAACACCAGCATCAACCTGAGCAACACGCCCATCGTGTACGTGGACGGGGCACGCATCAACACCGACGCGCGCGGCCGCGGCGTTGGCGGGGCCATGTCGGACCGGATGCTGGATATCGACCCCAACAACATCGCGTCGATCGAGATCGTGAAGGGACCCGCCGCGGCAACGCTCTACGGCACAGAGGCGGCCGCCGGGGTCATTCGCATCACCACGAAGACCGGTGGCAGCAGCACGAGCGCGCAGTTCTCCGCGCACGCGGAGTACGGCACCATGTGGGATCCGAATGAGTATCCGGTGCGGGCCTGGAACCCATCGATGGATCTGGGGCCCGGCTACAAGGACACCACGTACTACATCAACACGCTCAAGGGCTCGGTCGACATGCCCAACGCGCGTGCCTACTACAATCCCTTCCGCCAGGGTCCCACGTCCAAGGCCGGAGTGTCGCTGCAGGGGGGAAATGCGGGGCTCAAGTACTACACGTCGCTGGAGTACAAGGATCAGGATGGCGTGTTCCGGACCAATGGACAGCGCGCCTACAACGTCCGCGGCAACTTCACGCTCATGCCCCGCGACAACGTGAGCGTGATCATCTCCAACGGGTATACGACCAGTTCCACGGCCTACAACTACAATGACGGCGAGAGCTGGGGCTACATCGGAGCGGTGATGCTCGGACAGCCGATGTGGGCGCCGATCCGCGCCACGGATCCGAACGGCGCAGGCGCGTCGATGCTCACCTGCCCGCGCGCGCTCGAAGAGGCGCGCAAGTCGGGCGGCGCCCTCGCCACCGTGACTGCCTCCACGTGCGACTACGATCGGACCTTCGTCGGAAACAACAACTTCGCACGGCTGGAAACGATGGACAATCAGGTCAAGCTGGAGCGCTACACCGGTTCAGCGACCCTGACGCACACCCAGAGCGATCGCTGGACGAATCGCTTTACCCTCGGGTACGACGCCTACTCGGAGTATGGGTGGAACATGATCCCCAACGTCCCGCTCAAGATCCTCGACAACGATCCGCAGCGTACGGTGAACGATGTGCAGAACCGCGCGGTGACCATGGAAGGGACGAGTGCACTGACACTCCCGCTGCCTGGCGGTTGGACATCACAGACCACGATCGGAGGTCAGTACCACACGACGCTGCTGCGCGCGGCCGAGGCCACCGGCTTCGGATTTCCGCCGGGAGCGGGTACGGTGGGCAACGGCGCGGCCACCGAGGCCGGCGAAGCATTCAACGAAGTCCGCACGGTCGGCTTCTTCGTCCAGCAGCAACTGAGCTACGCCGATCGCGTCTTCGTCACGCCGGCGGTGAGGTTCGACCGCAACAGCGCCTTTGGCAGCAACCTCGGTTCGGTGGCCTATCCCAAGATCGCCGCCTCGTGGGTCATCAGCGATGCGCCGTGGTTCCCCGGGCTTCCGGTGGACGAACTGCGGCTGCGCGCCGCGTGGGGAACGTCGGGCAAGCAGCCCGGCACGTTCGACGCCAGCACGCTGCTCCAGGTGACGAGCGTGACGATGCCGAACGGTTCGGCAGCGTCGGGGTTCAGCACGCTGCGTCAGGGCAATCCTCAGCTCAAGCCTGAACGCGGACAGGAGCTCGAGATCGGCTTCGATGGTTCGTTCTTCTCGCACCGGATCGGGCTGGAACTCACCTACTACGACAAGCTCACCAAGGACGCGCTGGTCCTGCGGCCCCTCCCGCCGTCCAACGGCTTTCCCCAGGGGATCTGGAGCAACGTGGGCGGCGTCAAGAACACCGGTTTCGAGGCCGCCCTCGACGCCACGCTCATGAGCCGCGAGTCGGTGCGCTGGATGTCACGCCTGGCGGTCTCCCACGTGAACAGCGAAATCACCCGGCTCACCGCACCGATCCCCGTGGGCGGTCGTGGGCTGCAGCAGCATCGCGAAGGCTATGCCTACGGTGCGTATTTCATGCGACCCGTGAGCCTCGATGCCTCCGGCAAGGTGGTCATCGGCCCGGAGGCCCTCTACCTGGGTCAGCCAACGCCCACGTACACCGGGAGCCTCTCGTCCACGCTCACGCTCCTCAAGGACCGGCTTACGCTCCACGGGCAGCTCGCGGCGTCGGGCGGAAACAAGCAGGTGAACTACACGGAGGTCTATCAGTGTCGGCAGGCGTTCGGCACATGTGCGGCGAAGTATGAACGCGGCCCCGATGGGAAGCCCACGAAGACGGCGATCCTCAAGGCCAACCCGGCCGCCAACTTCCAGCCGTACATGTTCCTCTACGACGGCGGGTTCGTGAAGCTCCGCACACTGTCAGCAAACTACCGACTGCCTGCCTCGTGGGTGCGCGGGATCGGCGCCTCCGGCGCGACGGTGAGTCTCACGGGAACCAATCTCGGCACGTGGACCGACTACCCCGGCACCGACCCGGAGATCAACAGCCAGGGCCGCCAGAACGCCTCGCAGCGCGACTTCTTCAGCGCGGGGCAGACGCGTGCCATCGTCGTTGGCCTCTCCCTCAACTACTGA
- a CDS encoding RagB/SusD family nutrient uptake outer membrane protein, whose product MTMTTHSGKSSPRTGQSPAAARPLRAWRRLGRTLLMTGVLLAGVSCTDFLQVEDPVNLTPDDLKAGSIALTVNGVRGSFQSMFDYYVLHTALLTDEMVLAGTFPYRAEIDARTIDAANEGMLGDFYTPLSTARFMADTAVAILQAAKGQAAVAEAERLSGIALSSYYGAYTRMLLAESFCKSAINGGKGLTSDERMADALASFASARAAAQAAGMAELVNASRLGEARAQLWLGKYSEASQAAGAVPNDLRVLSYYSTASVAQKNKAVRLTYAIDEARRFTIGDGTLASTGNEVWPYLAEWEALGLLEKRPDLISFNPVVPVVLQLKYPTAGAPIVIASGSEARLIVAEARLRTGDRTGAAAIVDSLRSKNWGLPAIAFSGSLTSDLRTMARERARELWLTGERLPTLRRYLKDGVDLFPGGKQGTNTCFPVPQRELDTNRGF is encoded by the coding sequence ATGACCATGACCACACATTCGGGGAAATCCTCGCCGCGCACTGGTCAGTCGCCCGCGGCGGCACGCCCGCTGCGTGCCTGGCGCCGCCTCGGTCGCACGCTCCTCATGACCGGCGTGCTCCTCGCCGGCGTGTCCTGTACCGACTTCCTCCAGGTCGAGGATCCGGTCAACCTCACACCGGATGATCTCAAGGCCGGTTCCATCGCGCTGACCGTGAATGGCGTCCGGGGCTCGTTCCAGTCGATGTTCGACTACTACGTGCTGCATACGGCGCTCCTCACCGACGAGATGGTGCTTGCCGGTACGTTCCCGTATCGCGCCGAGATCGATGCCCGCACCATCGATGCCGCCAACGAAGGGATGCTCGGCGACTTCTACACGCCACTCTCGACGGCACGCTTCATGGCGGATACGGCCGTTGCGATCCTGCAGGCGGCAAAAGGCCAGGCCGCCGTCGCCGAAGCCGAGCGCCTGAGCGGGATCGCGCTGTCGTCGTACTATGGCGCGTACACCCGCATGCTTCTCGCGGAGTCGTTCTGCAAGAGCGCGATCAACGGAGGGAAGGGACTCACGTCCGACGAGCGAATGGCTGACGCCCTCGCGTCCTTCGCGAGCGCGCGAGCCGCTGCCCAGGCCGCCGGAATGGCGGAGCTGGTCAACGCATCCAGGCTCGGTGAGGCTCGGGCACAGCTGTGGCTCGGCAAGTATTCCGAAGCATCGCAGGCAGCTGGCGCCGTGCCGAACGACCTGCGCGTGCTGTCGTACTACTCCACCGCCAGCGTTGCACAGAAGAACAAGGCGGTCCGTCTCACCTACGCCATCGACGAGGCTCGTCGATTCACCATCGGCGATGGGACGCTGGCCTCCACGGGGAACGAGGTCTGGCCGTACCTCGCGGAGTGGGAGGCGCTCGGACTCCTCGAGAAGCGTCCGGATCTCATTTCCTTCAACCCGGTCGTGCCGGTCGTGCTCCAACTGAAATACCCCACGGCGGGTGCTCCGATCGTGATTGCTTCGGGGAGCGAAGCACGCCTCATCGTGGCCGAAGCCAGGCTTCGTACGGGTGATCGAACGGGCGCGGCCGCCATCGTCGACAGTCTACGCAGCAAGAACTGGGGCCTGCCGGCCATCGCGTTCAGCGGCAGCCTGACGAGTGATCTGCGGACGATGGCGCGCGAGCGCGCGCGAGAACTCTGGCTCACGGGCGAGCGCCTGCCCACGTTGCGCCGATATCTGAAGGACGGCGTAGACCTCTTCCCGGGCGGCAAGCAGGGAACGAACACCTGCTTCCCCGTGCCGCAGCGAGAGCTGGACACGAATCGGGGATTCTGA
- a CDS encoding cytochrome c, which produces MTRRAWRALYRMTGRAVFTAVGAATIQSAVSTVARGQDATEGKRVFETLCLACHTVGGGVKIGPDLQGVTERRDAAWLRKQITDPAGLKRSGDSVALANQAKYGVPMPPLGLKEAQVDAVLAHLGVAESAPASRPALFVPSLALAAILATGITILALGVATRNSEIRA; this is translated from the coding sequence ATGACGCGACGAGCGTGGCGAGCGTTGTACCGGATGACCGGCCGAGCGGTATTCACGGCCGTGGGGGCGGCAACGATCCAGTCGGCAGTGTCGACGGTGGCGCGAGGGCAGGATGCTACCGAAGGAAAGCGTGTCTTCGAAACACTCTGCCTCGCCTGTCACACCGTTGGCGGCGGCGTCAAGATCGGCCCGGACCTGCAGGGCGTCACGGAACGACGCGATGCCGCCTGGCTCAGGAAGCAGATCACGGACCCTGCCGGGCTCAAGCGGTCAGGCGATTCCGTGGCGCTTGCCAACCAGGCGAAATACGGCGTCCCGATGCCTCCTCTCGGTCTCAAGGAGGCGCAGGTCGATGCAGTGCTGGCGCACCTCGGCGTCGCCGAGTCGGCGCCCGCGTCCCGGCCGGCCCTGTTCGTGCCCTCGCTGGCGCTCGCCGCCATTCTGGCGACAGGCATCACCATCCTCGCCCTGGGCGTGGCCACCAGGAACTCGGAGATCCGCGCATGA
- a CDS encoding nitrate reductase subunit alpha, with translation MKSRWFRISDESRSWEDFYRSRWSYDYSVRTGHGVNCSMACSWEVFVKDGMICWELQKTDYPQIDPDIPNVEPRGCQRGTTASWYPYSPLRPKYPYIRKVLWDFYQEEKRAGKDAVEAWAAVAEDEARSKAYKVARGKAGWKRVTWDEAAELVAAAQIHTIRRYGPDHIANFSPIPAMSLASFISGSRYNNLLGGIYCSYYEWYHDLPHCSPSMWGDQTENCESSDWYQGTYWVVAGTNINMTRTADAHFLPEAKYRGTKIVVVSPNYSDVAKYSDLWVPVVPGSDGAYFMACIHVILKEFYADRETPYFTDYVKRFTNLPFLVALDKDGAKYQMGRFVRASDIAEYAGEENADWKLIMRDAAGRLHVPTGSIGFRWEKEPTGNWNLQLKNAVTKEDFDPLLTVLSAGGERAMVSFSDFTDTFNIQTGKTPGKGGNASEILREVPTVRIRTAGGEELLVTTAFDLLMAQAGVSRGLGGDYPVDYDDPRPYTPAWQEKMTGVSRNLAIQVGREFAENAEKTKGKSLVITGPGIQHFYHGASLYYRNEAVMLALCGCNGVNGGNFNHYVGTQHTRLHAAFVNLSGALDWHRPPRLMNSTSLWYFQTGQWRYDGMQLDTQWAPGATKLKPFNHAADVNALAVRLGWLPFFPQMDKKNPIRLYEEAVAAGCTTDDEVKAWVLRQFREGKLDFAVRDVDAPENRLKVLTVYRGNLIGTSMRGHELALKHFLGTHDNSLWEKEPAKGLVNEVEWREPSPIGKLDLLVNLNFRMDSTANYSDVVLPAAFWYEKHDVTFGDMHTFVHPLTPATDPPWEAKHDWIAFQLIAKKFSELAGKYFPKPVREVVLKALWMDSPEMLAQPNGEVKDWRAGDVEPIPGKTFPSIEIVERDYTQTFDKLVSLGPLVSRPKGYGSKGQYTDLTPIVEEHLKQNEALSVRDGRVRFERPEQLCELICQISPELNGRLAHMFFREMEKKVGLPLADLVDAVRERRVSFRDLVAQPRRIHTTPQWSCILSDPDTGKQRTFAPFTMNVERLKPWHTLSGRQEIYYDHQGIRELGEGLPTNKPPLDMVAIGDVRLDTAETKSKVFRFITPHGKWQIHSSFRDHWPMMQLSRGGPTVWIHPDDAAEIEVQDNDWVEMYCENGIEVVRAVVSHQVPRNMAITYHQVERHVNVPFSPLAKKRRRADLRGGNNNATTRILMNPATMIGGYAQFSYYINYWGPSPSERDHAVLIRKMPLGARGRPVYGEEQLAILPSV, from the coding sequence ATGAAGAGCCGATGGTTCCGCATCAGCGATGAGTCCCGGTCGTGGGAAGACTTCTACCGCAGCCGCTGGTCGTACGACTACAGCGTGCGCACGGGGCACGGCGTGAACTGCTCCATGGCCTGCAGCTGGGAGGTGTTTGTCAAGGACGGGATGATCTGCTGGGAACTGCAGAAGACCGACTATCCGCAGATCGATCCGGACATACCCAACGTGGAACCGCGCGGTTGCCAGCGCGGCACGACGGCCTCGTGGTATCCGTACAGCCCGCTCCGCCCGAAGTACCCCTACATCCGCAAGGTGCTCTGGGACTTCTACCAGGAGGAGAAGCGCGCGGGCAAGGATGCCGTCGAGGCCTGGGCCGCCGTGGCCGAGGACGAGGCGCGCAGCAAGGCGTACAAGGTTGCCCGCGGAAAGGCGGGGTGGAAACGCGTGACGTGGGACGAGGCCGCCGAACTCGTTGCGGCGGCCCAGATCCACACGATTCGGCGCTATGGTCCCGACCACATCGCCAACTTCTCGCCCATCCCGGCGATGAGCCTGGCCAGCTTCATCTCCGGAAGCCGATACAACAACCTGCTGGGCGGTATCTACTGCAGCTACTACGAGTGGTACCACGATCTCCCGCACTGCAGCCCGTCCATGTGGGGCGACCAAACCGAGAACTGCGAGAGCTCCGACTGGTACCAGGGCACCTACTGGGTCGTTGCCGGCACCAACATCAACATGACGCGGACGGCCGACGCGCACTTTCTGCCGGAAGCCAAGTACCGGGGCACGAAGATCGTGGTGGTCTCGCCCAACTACTCGGACGTGGCCAAGTACTCCGATCTCTGGGTGCCAGTGGTCCCTGGCAGCGACGGCGCGTACTTCATGGCCTGCATCCACGTCATTCTCAAGGAGTTCTACGCGGACCGGGAGACGCCGTACTTCACGGACTACGTGAAGCGGTTCACGAACCTTCCCTTCCTCGTCGCGCTGGACAAGGACGGTGCGAAGTACCAGATGGGCCGATTCGTACGCGCATCGGACATCGCGGAATATGCCGGCGAGGAGAACGCCGACTGGAAGCTCATCATGCGCGACGCCGCGGGAAGGCTGCACGTTCCGACGGGGTCGATCGGGTTCCGCTGGGAGAAGGAGCCGACCGGCAACTGGAACCTGCAGCTGAAGAACGCGGTCACGAAGGAGGACTTCGATCCGCTCCTCACCGTGCTGAGCGCTGGCGGGGAGCGGGCCATGGTGTCGTTCAGCGACTTCACGGACACGTTCAACATCCAGACGGGCAAGACACCGGGAAAGGGCGGCAACGCCAGCGAGATCCTGCGCGAGGTGCCCACGGTCCGCATCCGAACGGCGGGTGGAGAGGAGTTGCTGGTGACCACGGCGTTCGACCTGCTGATGGCGCAGGCCGGCGTGTCCCGCGGACTCGGCGGCGACTACCCGGTCGACTACGACGATCCGAGGCCGTACACGCCCGCGTGGCAGGAGAAGATGACCGGGGTGAGCCGGAACCTGGCCATCCAGGTGGGGCGCGAGTTCGCGGAGAACGCCGAGAAGACGAAGGGCAAGTCGCTGGTGATCACCGGGCCCGGCATCCAGCACTTCTACCACGGCGCGTCACTGTACTACCGGAACGAAGCAGTGATGCTGGCCCTGTGCGGCTGCAACGGCGTCAACGGCGGCAACTTCAACCACTACGTGGGCACGCAGCACACCCGCCTGCACGCCGCGTTTGTCAACCTGAGCGGCGCCCTCGACTGGCATCGCCCGCCGCGGCTCATGAACTCCACGTCGCTCTGGTACTTCCAGACCGGCCAGTGGCGCTACGATGGAATGCAGCTCGATACGCAGTGGGCCCCCGGGGCGACGAAACTCAAGCCGTTCAACCACGCGGCCGACGTGAATGCCCTGGCCGTGCGGCTGGGATGGCTGCCGTTCTTCCCGCAGATGGACAAGAAGAACCCCATTCGGCTGTACGAAGAGGCGGTGGCCGCGGGCTGCACGACGGACGACGAGGTGAAGGCCTGGGTGCTGCGCCAGTTCAGGGAGGGAAAACTCGACTTCGCGGTGCGCGATGTGGATGCGCCGGAGAACCGCCTGAAGGTGCTGACGGTGTACCGCGGCAACCTGATCGGTACGAGCATGCGTGGCCACGAGCTGGCGTTGAAGCACTTCCTCGGCACGCATGACAACTCACTGTGGGAGAAGGAGCCGGCCAAGGGGCTGGTGAATGAGGTGGAGTGGCGGGAGCCGTCGCCGATCGGCAAGCTCGACCTCCTGGTGAACCTCAACTTCCGCATGGACTCGACGGCCAACTACTCGGACGTCGTGCTCCCCGCAGCGTTCTGGTACGAAAAGCATGACGTGACCTTTGGCGACATGCACACCTTTGTGCATCCGCTCACGCCGGCCACCGATCCGCCCTGGGAGGCGAAGCACGACTGGATCGCCTTCCAGTTGATCGCGAAGAAGTTCTCGGAACTTGCCGGGAAGTACTTCCCGAAGCCGGTCAGGGAAGTCGTCCTCAAGGCGCTCTGGATGGACAGCCCCGAGATGCTGGCCCAGCCGAACGGCGAGGTGAAGGACTGGCGCGCGGGGGACGTGGAGCCCATTCCGGGCAAGACGTTCCCCAGCATCGAGATCGTGGAGCGCGACTACACGCAGACCTTCGACAAGCTGGTCTCGCTCGGTCCGTTGGTGAGCAGGCCCAAGGGGTATGGGTCGAAGGGGCAGTACACGGACCTGACGCCGATCGTCGAGGAGCACCTCAAGCAGAACGAGGCGCTCTCGGTTCGGGATGGCCGCGTCAGGTTCGAGAGGCCCGAGCAGCTCTGTGAGCTCATCTGTCAGATCTCGCCGGAGCTGAATGGGCGGCTGGCGCACATGTTCTTCAGGGAGATGGAGAAGAAGGTCGGGCTGCCGCTGGCGGATCTGGTGGACGCCGTCCGCGAGCGCCGAGTGTCGTTCAGGGACCTCGTGGCCCAGCCGCGACGCATCCACACGACGCCGCAGTGGAGTTGTATCCTGTCCGACCCCGACACGGGGAAGCAACGCACGTTCGCGCCGTTCACGATGAACGTGGAGCGACTCAAGCCGTGGCACACGCTGTCGGGCCGGCAGGAGATCTACTACGACCACCAGGGGATTCGTGAGCTGGGCGAGGGACTGCCGACGAACAAGCCACCGCTGGACATGGTGGCGATCGGCGATGTGCGGCTGGACACGGCCGAAACGAAGTCGAAGGTCTTCCGTTTCATCACGCCGCACGGGAAGTGGCAGATCCACAGTTCGTTCCGCGACCACTGGCCCATGATGCAGCTCTCCCGCGGCGGCCCGACGGTCTGGATTCATCCGGACGACGCCGCCGAGATCGAGGTGCAGGACAACGACTGGGTGGAGATGTACTGCGAGAACGGCATCGAGGTGGTGCGTGCCGTCGTCAGCCACCAGGTGCCGCGCAACATGGCCATCACCTACCACCAGGTGGAGCGGCACGTGAACGTCCCGTTCTCGCCGCTGGCGAAGAAGCGTCGCCGTGCGGACCTGCGCGGCGGCAACAACAACGCGACCACGCGCATTCTGATGAATCCGGCGACCATGATCGGCGGGTACGCCCAGTTCAGCTACTACATCAATTACTGGGGGCCAAGCCCGTCGGAGCGTGACCACGCCGTGCTCATCCGGAAGATGCCGTTGGGCGCGCGCGGCCGTCCGGTCTACGGGGAAGAGCAGCTCGCCATCCTGCCATCCGTCTAG
- the narH gene encoding nitrate reductase subunit beta codes for MRVRAQHSMTFNLEKCIGCNTCTVACKNVWTNREGAEYMWWNNVETKPGIGYPRKWEHQEIWKGGWVKQGDSLTLRYGGKGYQLANLFFNPRVPEMRDYYGDDVYTYTYDDLHNPEQQTQQPMARPKSMVTEEKDIPITWGVNWEDNAGGTHVTGREDANFKGMPAAQRDALLRFRDVFYFYLPRICNHCVNPACVGACPSGAAYKREEDGVVLIDQTRCRSWRYCVSACPYKKTYYNWVSGKMEKCILCFPRLESGLPPVCFHTCVGKIRSFGQIFYDMDKVPGAATVPEHDLVRSHRDVILDPHDPAVVAAARREGISDDWISAAQRSPVYQLFKRWELALPLHPEFRTLPSLFYIPPLSPITTSAGNVSPDEKDIFDMEQSKGPLIDPDELDKFRVPMQYLASLFGAGNEEPVRVSLRRQLAVRIYERSLRVEKTPNTDVLTRVGLTVEDANGIVRALSLAFYNERFVVPTTRRENADISPYTERGTAGFHALGPLTQLKRRKSYHKAPHDPDKDYE; via the coding sequence ATGAGGGTCAGGGCCCAGCACAGCATGACGTTCAACCTGGAGAAGTGCATCGGCTGCAACACGTGCACGGTGGCCTGCAAGAACGTCTGGACGAACCGCGAAGGTGCGGAATACATGTGGTGGAACAACGTCGAGACGAAACCGGGAATCGGGTACCCCAGGAAGTGGGAGCACCAGGAGATCTGGAAGGGTGGCTGGGTGAAGCAGGGGGACTCGCTGACCCTGCGCTACGGCGGCAAGGGGTATCAGCTGGCCAACCTGTTCTTCAACCCGCGCGTGCCGGAGATGCGCGACTACTACGGCGACGACGTCTACACCTACACCTACGACGACCTGCACAACCCGGAGCAGCAGACGCAGCAGCCGATGGCCAGGCCGAAGTCGATGGTCACCGAGGAGAAGGACATCCCCATCACGTGGGGCGTGAACTGGGAGGACAATGCCGGAGGGACGCACGTCACCGGCAGGGAGGATGCGAACTTCAAGGGCATGCCGGCGGCCCAGCGTGATGCCCTGCTCAGGTTCCGGGACGTCTTCTATTTCTACCTGCCGCGCATCTGCAACCACTGCGTCAATCCCGCCTGTGTGGGAGCGTGCCCTTCGGGAGCAGCCTACAAGCGCGAAGAAGACGGAGTCGTGCTGATCGACCAGACGCGGTGTCGCAGCTGGCGGTACTGCGTGTCCGCCTGCCCGTACAAGAAGACGTACTACAACTGGGTGTCTGGCAAGATGGAGAAGTGCATTCTGTGCTTCCCGCGTCTGGAGTCGGGGCTCCCACCGGTCTGCTTCCACACCTGTGTCGGCAAGATCCGCTCGTTCGGGCAGATCTTCTACGATATGGACAAGGTGCCGGGTGCAGCCACCGTGCCCGAGCATGACCTCGTGCGCTCGCACCGGGACGTGATCCTGGATCCGCACGATCCGGCGGTGGTGGCCGCCGCGCGCCGTGAAGGCATCAGCGACGACTGGATCAGCGCCGCGCAGCGTTCGCCCGTGTACCAGCTGTTCAAGCGCTGGGAGCTGGCGCTGCCGCTGCATCCGGAGTTCAGGACGCTGCCGAGCCTCTTCTACATTCCGCCGCTGAGCCCGATCACGACGAGCGCCGGGAACGTGTCGCCCGACGAGAAGGACATCTTCGACATGGAGCAGTCGAAGGGGCCGCTCATCGATCCCGACGAACTGGACAAGTTCCGTGTGCCGATGCAGTACCTGGCATCGCTGTTCGGGGCCGGGAACGAGGAGCCGGTGCGGGTGTCCCTGCGCCGCCAGCTTGCCGTCCGCATCTACGAGCGAAGCCTGCGTGTGGAGAAGACGCCGAACACCGATGTGCTCACGCGCGTGGGGCTGACCGTCGAGGATGCCAACGGCATCGTCAGGGCACTGTCCCTGGCCTTCTACAACGAGCGCTTCGTGGTCCCGACCACCAGGCGCGAGAACGCGGACATCAGCCCGTACACCGAACGCGGCACCGCCGGCTTCCACGCGTTGGGCCCGCTCACCCAGCTCAAGCGCCGGAAGAGCTACCACAAGGCCCCACACGATCCGGACAAGGACTATGAGTGA
- the narJ gene encoding nitrate reductase molybdenum cofactor assembly chaperone: MSDATAVRGDAYSVLSELWCSPQDTDAAELRRRASEVADELELRDREAAVALRTFLAGEIADEDYIALFELAPQCALYLGSHSFDEPMTCAQAGVSDRNGYMIELRGVYGHLGLAPDRSELPDYLPLMIEFLALTAESDDPVRRKLITEYMLPYLPPMRSRLVELQSHYVHLLDALERILRSETGSDTTEGNHV, encoded by the coding sequence ATGAGTGACGCGACGGCTGTCAGGGGAGATGCCTACTCCGTCCTGAGTGAACTCTGGTGCAGCCCGCAGGACACCGACGCCGCGGAGTTGCGGCGGAGGGCCAGTGAGGTCGCCGACGAGCTGGAACTGCGCGACCGCGAGGCTGCGGTCGCTCTGCGGACGTTCCTTGCCGGCGAGATCGCCGATGAGGACTACATCGCGCTGTTCGAGCTGGCCCCGCAGTGCGCGCTCTACCTCGGCAGCCATTCGTTCGACGAGCCGATGACGTGCGCCCAGGCCGGCGTGTCCGACCGCAACGGCTACATGATCGAGTTGCGTGGTGTGTATGGCCACCTCGGTCTTGCCCCGGACCGGTCCGAGCTCCCCGACTATCTGCCGCTCATGATCGAGTTCCTGGCGCTGACCGCGGAGTCCGACGATCCGGTCAGGAGGAAGCTGATCACCGAGTACATGCTGCCGTACCTCCCGCCAATGCGATCACGGTTGGTGGAGCTGCAGAGCCACTACGTGCACCTCCTCGACGCACTGGAGCGCATCCTGCGCAGTGAGACGGGATCAGATACGACGGAGGGCAACCATGTCTGA